One stretch of Candidatus Neomarinimicrobiota bacterium DNA includes these proteins:
- a CDS encoding SusD/RagB family nutrient-binding outer membrane lipoprotein, with protein sequence MNITKKELTVMKNLFSVSLVAILLVITSCEIPDDLNDNPNEITLSDIDARLFLNGAQLANTLVQCGHLNRISGMYSGQLTGFTSLYSNIYGYSLSTVESNDEWNLVYTGVITNTRHIRETAPNDNLLVGISKIMEAYAVGTMAILMGDVPYSEIGGEIDDPAFDSQVSVLNSLSSLLDEGISDLNSATSISEVYDIYFGGDKDNWIAAAYTLKARYALVQKDYSGALSAANNGISSSDGDLLHIPRGDASVNAGDKNLFNTILAGSRTGDLGTGNSYLMQLLNDSTDVYRGNDKTNETARFAYYQIDETSASGNLGVIEQFEPQPMVTYTENQLIKAEAAARTSGFSDGLTHLNAYRDWLSSGGRLNSNFDDSANYTYDVYVEADFESGGMENSDGVTKDKALLREIIEERYISGFGSFMPFNDHRRLRGAGETDLIPPFPLNNTAASQHVERVPYAQDELTSNENAPSDPGLYAATEVNK encoded by the coding sequence ATGAATATTACCAAAAAGGAATTAACAGTTATGAAAAATCTTTTTTCAGTTTCTCTCGTTGCTATCTTACTGGTTATAACCTCCTGTGAGATTCCGGATGATCTTAATGACAATCCTAACGAGATCACGCTTTCAGATATTGATGCGAGATTATTTCTCAATGGGGCACAGCTGGCCAATACGCTTGTCCAGTGCGGCCATTTGAACCGTATCAGCGGGATGTATTCCGGACAGTTAACGGGGTTTACATCTCTGTATTCGAATATCTACGGTTACTCTCTATCCACCGTTGAATCAAACGATGAATGGAATCTGGTTTACACAGGCGTCATAACAAATACCCGCCATATCAGAGAAACTGCACCAAATGATAATTTGCTGGTGGGAATCTCGAAAATTATGGAAGCCTATGCAGTTGGGACTATGGCAATTCTCATGGGTGACGTCCCTTACTCAGAGATTGGAGGAGAGATTGATGACCCGGCATTTGATTCACAGGTTTCAGTGTTGAACAGTCTGTCATCCCTTTTGGATGAAGGTATTTCTGATCTGAACTCAGCCACCAGCATAAGTGAGGTCTACGACATCTATTTCGGTGGTGACAAAGATAATTGGATTGCCGCGGCGTATACTCTCAAAGCACGCTATGCATTGGTACAAAAAGACTACAGTGGCGCTCTATCTGCAGCCAACAATGGTATTTCTTCTTCGGATGGTGATCTGCTGCATATACCGCGGGGAGACGCTTCTGTTAATGCTGGCGATAAGAATCTGTTCAATACAATTCTGGCCGGATCTCGGACAGGTGATTTAGGTACCGGCAACAGCTATCTCATGCAGTTGCTCAATGACAGCACGGATGTCTACAGAGGCAACGACAAGACAAATGAAACGGCCCGGTTTGCTTATTACCAGATTGATGAAACATCAGCCTCCGGCAACTTGGGTGTAATCGAGCAGTTCGAGCCCCAGCCTATGGTAACATACACAGAGAATCAGTTAATCAAAGCTGAGGCGGCAGCCAGAACATCAGGGTTTTCTGATGGGCTTACGCATTTGAATGCGTACCGTGACTGGTTATCCAGTGGTGGGAGACTTAATTCAAATTTTGACGATTCTGCAAACTATACCTACGATGTATATGTAGAAGCTGATTTCGAAAGTGGCGGTATGGAAAACAGTGACGGTGTTACCAAAGACAAAGCGTTACTTCGTGAGATTATTGAAGAGCGTTACATTTCCGGTTTCGGCAGCTTTATGCCTTTTAACGACCATAGGCGTCTCCGTGGTGCCGGAGAAACGGATCTGATTCCACCATTTCCACTCAACAATACAGCGGCAAGTCAGCATGTTGAGCGTGTTCCATATGCCCAAGATGAGTTGACTTCCAATGAAAATGCTCCTTCAGACCCGGGTCTATATGCTGCTACGGAGGTCAACAAGTAA
- a CDS encoding SusC/RagA family TonB-linked outer membrane protein produces MKNNLEITTMKTFRSAFVLFVISGFLYAQSSIEGTVNDNNGDPLVGANVVVEGTGLGTAVALDGSYTINVPAGTVTGQTVTVTASFIGYQSSSATVSVPMSGSVAQNFTLAVDAIGLQAISVTALGFRANRDQQGSSSVPVAASDMARSGESLIANSLAAKASNVMVSAVSGDAGAGTSIRIRGHNTISGASQPLIIVDGVPINNSQIYAGHSRFGGTSQQSRMNDLNVGDIGSVEVLKGASAAALWGSRAANGVIVITTKEGAAGKMKMNYTRTMSFDEIHERLPMQTVWGQGRNEKAGTQAESWGDYIPDRKGGADDVDTGGDYFVSEDGSFTQYKITGKNSKDLFVDSNFDQVFRTGTYVQDNFQVSGGDATKTYLFSYGRLRQDGIIRNSFYDRDNIRLNTKFRLSDWMTMSSKVGYTYTVSNRSQRGSNVAGLLLGLLRTAPDFDITHYKGSFVDVASDGSKTEYSNRHRAYRRQLGGPSTNPIYNNPLWTINEQEDLTNVNRLILSNEMIITPKAGTDIVLRAGLDGFTDNREGFFPPGSAGAGFNPGVLDIDRISNRETNYDVIARQNISLGSSASMLATVGYNMNDRAYSTAESHITGFLVNTDKHTTNVNTSSDASDVSNSRLFIRSTRTYGILSIDAMNQIYLNMSGAFENHSTINESYFYPAADLAYQFTDMVSGALPISFGKLRLAYGQVGVRPSAHRFETLAESGFAYSTYSDPLTVGLWGGGYRVDDDQGNPNLKPEIKTETEFGVDLRFFDDKFSLSFTSYQNEINDMLINVTLSPSSGYDTQYQNAARMKNSGIELDGSWNMINQTNMGFDLTFNWATNKNEVLDLAGTEVLYLGSGSVNSVAKVGFPIGSLYGTGSQTEDGTVDGKLILNANGFPQITSLPIVLGDPNPDWRGTVGVNAHWKNFRLNILFEHSQGGRYSPRTQWVLRRFGTTMDTAERTTLTQDLVNYDGDIVASGTTIRGKVHDFGGGDVILDETWYRHGIGGGFGDNQAYNFSVKDATFSRIKELSLSYTLTSPSFREMTRLSSVTVTATARNLFAWYKELVGVDPQVNVGGIQTGFGLDYFANPSTKSYLFSVAANF; encoded by the coding sequence TTGAAGAATAACTTGGAGATCACTACTATGAAGACATTCCGAAGTGCTTTTGTTCTATTTGTTATATCCGGATTTTTGTATGCCCAGTCTTCTATAGAAGGTACCGTTAATGATAACAACGGCGATCCTCTGGTGGGCGCAAATGTTGTTGTGGAAGGTACCGGTTTGGGTACAGCAGTGGCGCTGGATGGTTCGTATACAATTAATGTACCAGCCGGGACGGTGACAGGTCAAACAGTGACGGTAACTGCGTCCTTTATCGGATATCAGAGTTCATCAGCAACTGTCAGTGTCCCAATGAGTGGTTCAGTAGCACAAAACTTTACTCTAGCCGTTGATGCTATTGGATTGCAAGCCATTAGTGTGACTGCCCTTGGTTTCCGGGCTAACCGTGATCAGCAGGGATCAAGCAGTGTGCCTGTTGCTGCAAGTGATATGGCGCGCTCAGGTGAATCGTTAATTGCAAATTCTTTAGCGGCCAAAGCTTCTAACGTTATGGTGAGTGCTGTAAGTGGTGACGCGGGTGCCGGTACTTCTATCAGGATCCGGGGACACAACACCATTTCAGGTGCAAGTCAGCCTCTCATTATTGTTGATGGTGTCCCTATCAACAATTCCCAGATTTATGCCGGTCATTCAAGGTTCGGGGGCACTTCGCAGCAGTCTCGAATGAATGATCTTAATGTTGGCGATATTGGATCTGTGGAAGTATTGAAAGGCGCTTCTGCCGCGGCTCTATGGGGTTCCAGGGCTGCTAATGGCGTGATTGTTATCACTACAAAAGAGGGCGCCGCAGGTAAAATGAAAATGAACTACACACGTACCATGTCGTTCGATGAAATCCATGAACGACTGCCCATGCAGACCGTCTGGGGTCAGGGACGAAATGAAAAGGCGGGAACTCAAGCAGAATCTTGGGGTGATTATATACCTGACCGTAAAGGTGGGGCTGATGACGTGGATACAGGCGGCGACTATTTTGTTTCTGAAGATGGCTCATTCACCCAATACAAAATTACAGGGAAGAACTCGAAAGATCTTTTTGTAGACTCAAATTTTGATCAGGTCTTCAGAACAGGTACCTATGTTCAGGATAATTTTCAGGTCTCCGGCGGTGATGCCACCAAAACGTACCTTTTCAGTTATGGTCGCCTACGCCAGGATGGAATAATCCGGAATTCATTTTATGATCGTGACAATATCAGACTAAATACAAAATTCAGGCTCTCTGACTGGATGACCATGAGCTCCAAAGTTGGTTATACGTACACTGTCTCAAATCGTAGTCAGCGAGGTTCAAATGTGGCCGGTCTTCTGTTGGGTCTTCTCAGAACGGCACCTGACTTTGACATTACTCATTATAAAGGATCATTTGTAGATGTAGCTTCTGATGGGAGTAAAACTGAGTATTCTAACCGGCATCGTGCCTATCGGCGCCAGCTTGGTGGCCCAAGTACCAATCCGATTTACAATAATCCTCTCTGGACAATCAATGAGCAGGAGGACCTGACAAACGTCAATCGCCTAATCCTATCAAATGAAATGATCATCACTCCCAAAGCCGGAACAGATATCGTTCTTCGTGCTGGTTTGGATGGTTTTACCGATAATCGTGAAGGATTTTTTCCACCCGGCTCTGCCGGAGCAGGCTTTAATCCCGGTGTCTTAGATATAGATAGAATCTCCAATCGTGAAACCAATTATGACGTCATTGCACGTCAAAATATATCACTCGGTTCCTCTGCTTCCATGTTGGCGACGGTTGGTTACAATATGAATGATCGTGCTTACAGTACGGCAGAGAGTCATATTACGGGGTTCCTGGTGAACACTGACAAACATACCACCAATGTAAACACATCCTCGGACGCATCTGATGTTTCTAACAGCCGGCTCTTTATTCGCTCAACGAGGACATATGGTATACTCTCAATAGACGCTATGAATCAGATCTATTTGAATATGTCTGGTGCTTTTGAAAACCATTCCACGATCAATGAATCCTATTTCTATCCTGCAGCTGACCTAGCTTATCAGTTTACCGATATGGTCAGCGGAGCGCTTCCCATCAGTTTCGGCAAGTTGAGATTAGCCTATGGTCAAGTGGGTGTAAGGCCGTCTGCTCATCGCTTTGAAACACTTGCGGAGAGTGGATTCGCATATAGTACCTATAGTGACCCTCTCACTGTTGGCTTGTGGGGAGGTGGGTACCGTGTGGATGATGATCAGGGGAATCCTAATCTGAAACCTGAGATTAAGACAGAAACGGAGTTTGGTGTAGATCTTCGTTTCTTTGATGACAAGTTTTCGCTCAGTTTCACTAGCTATCAAAATGAGATAAATGACATGCTCATCAATGTTACTCTTTCTCCCTCATCAGGTTATGACACTCAGTACCAAAATGCAGCCAGGATGAAGAACAGTGGGATAGAGCTTGACGGATCATGGAATATGATAAATCAGACCAATATGGGTTTTGACCTCACTTTCAACTGGGCCACCAATAAGAATGAAGTCTTAGACTTAGCCGGAACGGAAGTTCTTTACTTAGGTTCTGGCTCTGTCAATTCCGTTGCGAAAGTCGGATTCCCCATCGGTTCTCTCTATGGAACTGGATCGCAGACTGAAGATGGCACCGTGGATGGGAAACTGATACTCAATGCTAACGGCTTTCCTCAGATCACATCCTTGCCCATAGTGCTCGGTGATCCGAACCCTGACTGGCGTGGTACTGTTGGTGTGAACGCCCACTGGAAAAACTTCAGACTTAATATCCTTTTCGAACATTCACAAGGCGGCAGGTATTCACCCCGGACACAGTGGGTGCTGCGCCGTTTTGGGACCACCATGGATACAGCTGAAAGGACAACACTCACCCAAGATCTCGTGAACTATGATGGCGATATTGTTGCATCCGGAACGACGATTCGGGGCAAAGTACATGATTTTGGAGGTGGTGACGTAATTCTGGATGAAACTTGGTATCGTCACGGTATAGGTGGCGGTTTTGGAGACAACCAGGCCTACAACTTCTCCGTTAAAGATGCTACTTTCTCCCGCATCAAGGAGTTGTCGCTGTCTTATACACTGACTTCACCTTCCTTCCGGGAGATGACGAGGCTTAGTTCAGTTACGGTTACAGCCACAGCGCGTAACCTGTTTGCATGGTACAAGGAACTGGTCGGTGTTGATCCCCAGGTCAATGTTGGAGGGATCCAGACCGGGTTCGGCTTGGACTACTTTGCCAATCCAAGCACTAAGTCTTATCTGTTCTCAGTAGCGGCAAACTTCTAA
- a CDS encoding homocysteine S-methyltransferase family protein, protein MPRLPANGLPAVQKLWVDPVEPHQNTSPPSENRWDKLMSYDQLKQQIDDREIVLLDGGIGTEILRRGHTWASHQLKSEPEMNLEIHQDYIHAGADVITTNTFQLSKRSFRAHFASNDHLNATGAEGLLDRARELIQDSVKLADKARKEAGQKDTFIAASITTLEWCFRPDKTPDVEQIYDEYIEELSDYADAGADIFLFETFNSTSEGEVALKAAQEVGKPAWIAFVPYKDGKLLGGETMAQVVDAMGPLEPDVLLLNCAPPDHITAGLEELAPIWGGPLGVYAHVGKFNPPEWMFTDEYPAERYRDECQKWHDIGATVIGGCCGTTPDYISLLKQSFA, encoded by the coding sequence ATGCCGAGGTTGCCTGCAAATGGTTTGCCAGCGGTGCAAAAATTGTGGGTGGATCCAGTGGAACCACATCAGAACACATCGCCGCCATCAGAGAACAGATGGGATAAGCTTATGAGTTACGATCAACTGAAACAGCAAATTGATGACAGAGAAATCGTACTGCTTGACGGCGGCATTGGCACAGAGATACTGAGGCGGGGCCACACCTGGGCCAGTCATCAGCTTAAAAGTGAGCCGGAAATGAACCTCGAGATTCATCAAGACTATATTCATGCCGGTGCAGACGTCATAACCACCAACACCTTTCAGCTCAGTAAGCGGAGCTTCCGTGCCCATTTTGCCAGCAACGACCACTTGAACGCTACTGGCGCTGAAGGATTGCTGGACAGGGCGAGGGAGCTGATCCAAGATTCAGTAAAACTTGCGGACAAAGCACGCAAGGAAGCCGGTCAGAAAGACACATTCATCGCCGCTTCCATCACAACCCTCGAATGGTGTTTCCGGCCGGACAAAACACCGGATGTGGAACAGATTTATGACGAATATATTGAAGAACTTTCCGACTACGCCGACGCCGGTGCGGATATCTTCCTGTTCGAGACTTTCAATTCTACATCGGAAGGGGAAGTGGCGCTGAAAGCGGCGCAAGAAGTGGGAAAGCCGGCCTGGATCGCTTTCGTCCCTTACAAGGATGGAAAACTACTGGGCGGAGAAACCATGGCTCAGGTGGTGGACGCTATGGGACCGCTCGAGCCAGACGTACTTCTTCTCAACTGCGCCCCACCGGATCACATCACCGCCGGTCTGGAAGAGCTGGCTCCCATCTGGGGCGGACCTCTGGGCGTTTATGCCCACGTTGGCAAATTCAATCCTCCGGAGTGGATGTTCACCGATGAGTATCCCGCCGAAAGGTATCGAGACGAATGTCAGAAATGGCACGACATAGGTGCAACTGTCATCGGAGGATGCTGCGGCACGACACCCGACTATATTTCCCTATTGAAACAGTCATTCGCCTGA
- a CDS encoding homocysteine S-methyltransferase family protein, with the protein MSYSRVQEILSNDSHLIMDGAIGTELMRRGVRWRQHGIEDAPDVIRQIHVDYLNAGADVITSHTFNLTKRNFINFFRDAEHMAEIGAPNLETKAADLCRRAVTLAKEALQETDKTGTVPIAGSISTVNHPFRPDLSPDTDECSAHHQECSELLANAGANFILLEGMNNITEMTAAVRAVKGTGLPVWVSLIPDTAGNLLSGEPLKEAAAIAREEGTDAVLLSGAPLSIITNNLSAVLDGTPAGAQATVGRYSPPSWKPDFYPRFEDTDLTSPEQYAEVACKWFASGAKIVGGSSGTTSEHIAAIREQMG; encoded by the coding sequence ATGAGTTATTCACGAGTCCAAGAAATTCTCAGCAATGACAGCCATCTCATCATGGATGGTGCTATAGGTACTGAGTTGATGCGCCGCGGCGTCCGTTGGCGACAGCATGGCATCGAAGACGCACCGGATGTAATTCGGCAGATTCATGTGGATTATCTCAACGCCGGCGCCGATGTGATTACCTCCCACACCTTCAACTTGACCAAACGAAACTTTATCAACTTTTTCCGCGACGCCGAACACATGGCGGAGATTGGTGCTCCCAACCTTGAGACGAAGGCTGCCGACCTGTGTCGCCGTGCTGTGACCCTTGCAAAAGAAGCGCTGCAGGAAACCGATAAAACGGGCACGGTCCCTATAGCCGGCTCCATATCTACTGTGAATCACCCGTTCCGGCCCGACCTTTCCCCCGACACTGACGAATGTTCTGCCCATCACCAGGAATGTTCTGAGCTTCTGGCTAATGCCGGTGCCAACTTCATTCTCCTTGAAGGAATGAACAACATAACGGAAATGACGGCAGCAGTCCGGGCGGTAAAGGGAACGGGACTTCCTGTCTGGGTCAGTCTTATCCCGGATACAGCTGGCAATCTCTTAAGCGGAGAACCCTTGAAGGAGGCGGCAGCCATTGCACGGGAAGAGGGTACAGATGCGGTCCTGCTCTCGGGTGCGCCTCTCTCCATTATCACCAATAATCTCTCTGCTGTTTTGGACGGCACACCAGCGGGCGCTCAAGCTACTGTCGGAAGATACAGTCCGCCCAGCTGGAAGCCAGATTTCTATCCACGGTTTGAGGATACCGATCTTACATCCCCGGAACAATATGCCGAGGTTGCCTGCAAATGGTTTGCCAGCGGTGCAAAAATTGTGGGTGGATCCAGTGGAACCACATCAGAACACATCGCCGCCATCAGAGAACAGATGGGATAA